The following are encoded in a window of Allosphingosinicella indica genomic DNA:
- a CDS encoding beta strand repeat-containing protein, with product MSSRALPMIRRKSLLSSCAVAAIATLAWTPPAAAQLLGTPTVVRGSADVDTDPSNITGIAPRTIINWNDAPTTALPSGNTVNYSGTNDYIVLNRILPTDNSLAVRLDGTVNSTVNGVRGGQVWFYSPTGVIAGNGSQFNVGSLLLTANDLTDFAAFEAGSDTFTFARGNSNAAVVIEPGAEINAGLGTNGNNYVALVAPRVRQGGSVRVEGSAAYVAAEQVDIRISGSLFDISFSNALGGTAATGTTTEDAAVVHEGTTILETGYGTPVGSTRDAIMVAVPKNDAVTMLVTGAVTYNAASGASLDSTGRIILSGGYDFTENNVRVGTGAVNIDVNGGSYGTGNRSGVAYDTTIRATGDVSVVTSSSVAFGRALTVDSLGAASLTASGLGNSITAGGTMTVTGLSDASVTAFSGGQVNASGAIRLRSPVSASLAARDGSVINANGGIELDATANGTTDNPNATGGTASVIAENGSSISASYIEVNASASGGVDADGNGGSGTGGTASIIADQGGEIFANYTDAIANGFGGSSLGGRGGDGTGGSATLRAANGGSINASIETYVYAYGEGGNGSTGPGGGFGGSVTLAADGGYLSAPGYRLDASGTGGEMQTESGYGPSTLGLGEGGIVTVRTTADEDGYGGLIDVFSGGEGGGSGEGGFLTIDASGNGNSFGGEGGSSSFFALAAAAGGTGGTINMDIGGAGLVAGDLSLDVSGSGGNGLPGDDPDMPTAGGSGQGGTINLNFVGGDSSIGTLNLTANGTGGSASTDLGGSGSGGLVNLGFQGGTVEIGTATLTANGRGGASGVGIDGYGLGGADGNGGTINVALTGGTGAVGSLFADASGTGGRGGDGVSSEGRADGGFGGTGRGGFVTLSSSTPIDIASINLSAAGQGGRGGDAAVGDDRIGGFGGSGGTGSGGTVFVDLLRDDLISSNLTASATGTGGRGGAGDNFFTDDHSYFVITSSRSWDEALAEAQQYGNGQSTGYLAAINSPEENALLALYLSYYENLDGMWLGGSDAGSEGTFTWRGGSEAGNPLGFTNWAPGQPDNLGGAENYIVFDKSGQWGDATGGAVARRGYFVEFDTSDFSFNDGTGGFGQGGTVFFNATGNNVAIDTIALSANGIGGEGGANFDSPNGYGGTGAGGFVNFSAGDLGLTTERLTIAASGIGGNSLDGAGSGSGGTALFSVFNSNIAITGASDETNLLIEANGSSGFGRFSGVGSGGTAQFDMTGGTFAVAGSAAVRASQPIDPDGIVTGGATGGYANIVVSAGGTLTVEQQLLADASAVSEVVYAAQGGIAGIRSNGGAISALRIDVDASATSESNPDFSYGGNATGGLATLDAFDGGFITSTEETVVSAYGRAGDMRVDGRGIGGTIDVNALGGTIQASNLALDATGRGSGYTFSGSDISGGMAQGGRINITVSDSLIGTGQITATNGVVANASATASESGYGIGSGGDAQGGDINIAAGSGGVTTSFLGLYASGSGGNDGVGTLAGGNGTGGNVTLDFTGGTQSLSAVEINVRGSGGDGNDNGEQGGDGGAGTGGNVIIRASGGTGTIGSLDIGADGFGGQGASSFTGGEGSAGPLAGGRGGDGTGGTITLTATGGATLTLPSYDGSVNGFGGSGGSGNDAGYGTGTIGGAGGAGGNGTGGGIILSVNDGTLILGDGDSISFAAEGGGGGGGSGGDGDPNSGGLAGGIGGAGGNGLGGAITVSVVGGAILGGNGNPADLNLRSIGFSGFGGEGGFSNLGIYAGDGAGGNAAGGDILISAFNNGTTRSNVTFGNASLVSGGESGGTETTGSIRIDVIDSDIAFGAIDINLFGSDTTTPVAPSGFTTDGGTISASGPVSVQTPRDFYVDAANGGTTSMLSTFSAIVGGLFSSNSFESGGVPTLQADGLFVNAGDIRTTGDSLLSSTEDLELLTGNSIAVNALSAGGSIFLAGNDGAVPGTVTVASADAGEDVDIDSTGNITAGSLTAGRDVLLRSGGGIQVTTAQAGDDIEANATGAISFASATTTGLGEDSSESGYGAGDGSNIRLTGTTVRLDNGDAVDGIFLTANSGDVNSAGLLRADTLTVNAVTNIALNDLDIVNAIDLTTTGGSITGGDFQTGSFISLNARDDVRIGSASAGSFIGLFAGGTASADSLTGGSIFVDAGTVDIGTARADFGLTLLADGLLTLDDGEAESFFGRGADVNIGSITTFGTSLSGEGFGGLAIEATGNTNVQNASSATFVSIDTGTLDAGTLTAADDVIVNAAGNIVIQSATAGRDVLLDSGGAINVVAARAGDDIEANAAGAISFGTATTTGLGEDASESGYGAGDGSNIRLAGSTVRLDTGTAIDGIYLTAETGAVNSAGLLTADTLDVSAATDIALNDAAIRQAINLTTTGGSISGRDFSTSGSLNLDSSAGITLASASVGGDASFTAAGDIALGSVNSGGGITATGANIGLQQADAGNTIRLNAVQNINVGTIVVRGDFLADAGGNFTGTSVTTLAAEGGGQNSDGRRIGTLAIDPDGNGISIATGGNIVLNEGNSAGAILLDAGGTVSAGTLVSNGNLGASGATGVTIGVIDAAGDVDLRAERGAIIVTDDLRATGNVDAAGQAVTLNAVENLAVRSVIATAGDIRLNAGNDLSVASADASGTFAANAGNVLSFSGTTNAARITLASRDIAIGENGRIGTSGRTQSIAITANGAGTPVVIGGSGTGEGYRLDNAEFGRLAARDISFTGDGSGLSIEALDIRGANADNPNVTGRLSIADAGDVELVGAVRFNNASADNVLSIGSGQRFFLDVGSGSVWMTNGNALAGTFQVQARSILMSSRAAAADLAGLNTIAARNERLGRNDGPVNLDGYVRAGAIRLAAVDGIYTQNSGANSANPDDRAGLTAGEGGFTIINLGQRPLDLILNGRQVTSGGTVTGAALIARLQAQGGSPGAPFYAAGSTVNGCIIGGSNCGTVIEPEPQFPPIIIPVQDVIDRVLDDEDDSDDALTRPPAPNNELIRIVGYPFAPVIDEPVTGAGNDDLWSMSLPGGFDPNLPPSTIDTQVTGSGNDTLINDQTRGSQNQSLVDTPVTGAGNEGPVTQP from the coding sequence GCCGCAAATCGCTGCTGTCGTCCTGCGCCGTCGCCGCGATCGCGACACTGGCGTGGACGCCGCCGGCCGCGGCGCAATTGCTCGGCACGCCGACGGTGGTCCGCGGCAGCGCGGACGTGGATACGGATCCCAGCAACATCACCGGCATCGCGCCGCGCACGATCATCAACTGGAACGATGCGCCGACGACCGCCCTCCCTTCGGGCAACACGGTCAATTACAGCGGCACCAACGACTATATCGTCCTCAACCGCATTCTGCCGACCGACAACAGTCTGGCCGTCCGGCTGGACGGCACCGTCAACAGCACCGTCAATGGCGTCCGCGGCGGCCAGGTGTGGTTCTACAGCCCGACGGGCGTGATCGCCGGCAACGGATCGCAGTTCAACGTCGGCAGCCTGTTGCTGACGGCGAACGACCTCACCGACTTTGCAGCGTTTGAAGCGGGCAGCGACACTTTCACCTTCGCGCGTGGCAATAGCAACGCGGCTGTGGTGATCGAGCCCGGCGCGGAGATCAATGCCGGCCTCGGCACGAACGGAAACAATTACGTCGCACTGGTCGCGCCACGGGTCCGCCAGGGGGGGAGTGTCCGGGTCGAGGGATCTGCGGCCTATGTCGCCGCCGAGCAGGTCGATATCCGCATTTCGGGCAGCCTGTTCGACATCAGCTTCTCGAACGCGCTGGGCGGCACCGCCGCTACGGGCACGACGACCGAAGACGCCGCCGTCGTGCACGAGGGCACCACTATCCTCGAGACGGGCTACGGCACACCGGTGGGCTCGACGCGCGACGCGATCATGGTCGCGGTGCCGAAGAACGACGCGGTGACGATGCTCGTTACCGGTGCGGTCACCTATAACGCCGCCAGCGGAGCGTCGCTCGACAGCACGGGCCGCATCATCCTGTCCGGCGGATACGACTTCACCGAGAACAATGTGCGCGTGGGCACAGGCGCCGTCAACATTGACGTCAACGGTGGCAGCTACGGCACCGGCAATCGGAGCGGCGTCGCATATGACACGACCATCCGGGCGACCGGCGATGTCTCGGTCGTAACTTCGAGTTCGGTGGCTTTCGGCCGCGCCCTCACCGTCGACAGCCTCGGTGCAGCGAGCCTGACCGCATCGGGCCTCGGCAACAGCATCACCGCCGGCGGCACGATGACCGTGACCGGCCTGAGCGACGCCAGCGTGACGGCGTTCAGCGGCGGCCAGGTCAACGCGAGCGGCGCGATACGGCTGCGCAGCCCCGTCAGCGCCAGTCTTGCCGCACGCGACGGCAGCGTGATCAACGCCAATGGCGGCATTGAGCTCGACGCGACAGCCAACGGCACGACCGACAATCCCAACGCGACCGGCGGCACGGCAAGTGTGATCGCCGAGAACGGCTCGTCGATCAGTGCCAGCTATATCGAGGTCAATGCCTCGGCCAGCGGCGGCGTGGATGCGGACGGAAACGGCGGATCGGGCACCGGCGGCACCGCCAGCATCATCGCCGATCAGGGTGGTGAGATCTTCGCCAATTACACCGATGCGATCGCCAACGGCTTCGGCGGCAGCTCGCTTGGCGGCCGCGGCGGGGACGGCACCGGCGGCAGCGCGACGCTCAGGGCCGCAAACGGTGGCAGCATCAACGCCAGCATCGAAACCTATGTCTATGCCTATGGCGAAGGCGGCAATGGCTCGACCGGGCCTGGCGGCGGCTTCGGCGGATCGGTGACGCTGGCGGCGGACGGAGGATATCTCAGCGCACCGGGCTATCGCCTCGACGCATCGGGCACCGGCGGCGAAATGCAGACCGAGTCGGGCTATGGCCCCTCGACGCTCGGTCTTGGCGAAGGCGGTATCGTCACAGTCCGGACCACCGCCGACGAGGATGGCTATGGCGGGCTGATCGACGTCTTTTCCGGCGGCGAAGGCGGCGGCAGCGGCGAAGGCGGATTTCTCACAATCGACGCCAGCGGCAATGGCAACAGCTTCGGCGGTGAAGGCGGGTCGAGCAGCTTCTTTGCGCTGGCGGCGGCGGCCGGGGGCACCGGCGGCACCATCAACATGGACATCGGCGGCGCAGGCCTCGTCGCCGGCGACCTCTCGCTGGACGTCAGCGGATCGGGCGGCAACGGCCTTCCCGGTGACGATCCCGATATGCCGACCGCGGGCGGCTCCGGCCAAGGCGGCACGATCAACCTCAATTTCGTCGGCGGCGACAGTTCGATCGGCACGCTCAATCTGACCGCCAACGGCACCGGCGGCAGCGCGAGCACGGACCTGGGTGGCAGCGGCAGCGGCGGGCTCGTCAATCTCGGGTTCCAGGGCGGCACGGTCGAGATCGGCACCGCGACGTTGACAGCGAACGGACGCGGCGGCGCGAGCGGTGTCGGTATCGACGGCTACGGCCTCGGCGGCGCGGATGGCAACGGCGGCACGATCAACGTGGCGCTGACGGGCGGGACGGGCGCGGTCGGATCGCTGTTTGCGGATGCTTCCGGCACGGGCGGCCGCGGCGGAGATGGCGTCAGCAGCGAAGGCCGCGCCGACGGCGGCTTTGGCGGAACGGGCCGCGGCGGCTTCGTCACGCTTAGCAGCAGCACGCCTATCGATATCGCTTCGATCAATCTCAGTGCCGCCGGCCAAGGCGGCCGGGGCGGCGATGCGGCTGTGGGCGACGACCGCATCGGCGGGTTCGGCGGCAGCGGCGGCACGGGCTCGGGTGGCACCGTGTTCGTCGACCTGTTGCGCGACGACCTCATCTCCTCCAACCTGACAGCGAGCGCCACTGGTACCGGCGGCCGCGGAGGCGCGGGGGACAATTTCTTCACCGACGATCACAGTTATTTCGTGATCACATCGTCGCGGAGTTGGGACGAAGCGCTGGCGGAAGCACAGCAATATGGGAACGGCCAATCGACCGGCTATCTCGCGGCGATCAATTCGCCCGAAGAGAATGCTCTGCTCGCGCTTTATCTCTCCTATTACGAAAATCTCGACGGCATGTGGCTCGGCGGCAGCGATGCCGGAAGCGAAGGCACTTTCACCTGGCGCGGCGGATCGGAAGCCGGCAATCCGCTCGGCTTCACCAACTGGGCGCCTGGCCAGCCGGACAATCTCGGTGGCGCCGAAAATTACATCGTCTTCGACAAGAGTGGCCAGTGGGGCGACGCCACTGGCGGCGCGGTCGCGCGCCGCGGCTATTTTGTCGAGTTTGACACGAGCGACTTCAGCTTCAACGACGGCACCGGCGGTTTCGGCCAAGGCGGCACGGTCTTCTTCAACGCCACCGGCAACAATGTCGCGATCGACACGATAGCCTTGTCGGCCAACGGAATCGGCGGCGAAGGCGGGGCGAATTTCGATTCTCCCAACGGCTACGGCGGAACTGGTGCGGGTGGGTTCGTCAATTTCAGTGCCGGTGATTTGGGGCTGACGACAGAGCGATTGACCATTGCTGCCAGCGGGATCGGCGGTAATTCCCTAGATGGCGCTGGATCGGGCAGCGGCGGCACGGCGTTGTTTAGCGTATTCAACAGCAATATCGCGATTACCGGCGCATCGGACGAGACCAACCTGCTGATCGAAGCGAACGGATCGTCGGGGTTTGGCCGATTTTCCGGCGTCGGCTCCGGCGGGACGGCGCAATTCGATATGACTGGTGGCACGTTCGCCGTTGCCGGATCGGCAGCCGTTCGTGCCTCTCAGCCGATCGATCCAGACGGGATCGTGACTGGCGGCGCCACTGGCGGCTACGCAAATATCGTCGTCAGCGCCGGTGGCACGCTGACGGTGGAACAGCAGCTGCTCGCGGATGCGAGTGCTGTAAGTGAAGTCGTTTACGCGGCGCAGGGTGGAATTGCAGGGATCCGCTCCAACGGCGGCGCAATCAGTGCGTTGCGCATCGACGTCGACGCCTCCGCTACCTCGGAAAGTAACCCAGATTTCTCTTATGGTGGCAATGCCACCGGTGGATTGGCGACGCTCGATGCATTTGATGGCGGGTTCATCACCTCGACCGAAGAAACGGTCGTTAGCGCCTACGGACGCGCCGGTGACATGCGCGTGGATGGGCGTGGAATCGGCGGGACGATCGACGTCAATGCACTGGGCGGCACCATTCAAGCCTCAAACCTCGCCCTCGATGCAACCGGTCGTGGCTCCGGTTATACATTCAGCGGCAGTGACATCTCGGGCGGGATGGCACAGGGCGGCAGGATCAACATCACCGTCAGCGACAGCTTGATCGGTACGGGTCAAATCACCGCGACAAATGGCGTTGTAGCGAACGCATCAGCAACGGCGTCCGAGTCCGGCTACGGGATTGGCAGCGGCGGCGACGCGCAGGGCGGCGACATTAATATTGCCGCCGGGAGCGGCGGCGTCACGACCAGCTTTCTCGGCCTCTACGCATCTGGCAGCGGCGGCAACGACGGCGTCGGAACGCTCGCCGGCGGCAATGGGACCGGCGGCAACGTCACCCTCGACTTTACGGGCGGCACACAATCGCTAAGCGCGGTCGAGATCAACGTCCGCGGTTCCGGCGGCGACGGCAATGACAATGGCGAGCAGGGCGGCGACGGCGGGGCAGGAACCGGCGGCAACGTCATCATCCGCGCCAGCGGCGGCACCGGCACGATCGGCAGCCTCGACATCGGCGCCGACGGCTTCGGCGGTCAGGGCGCATCGAGCTTCACCGGCGGAGAAGGCAGCGCGGGCCCGCTTGCAGGCGGACGCGGCGGCGACGGCACCGGCGGCACAATCACGCTGACCGCGACCGGCGGGGCGACGCTCACCCTTCCCTCCTACGATGGCTCCGTGAACGGCTTCGGCGGATCGGGCGGCAGCGGCAATGATGCGGGCTACGGCACCGGCACGATCGGCGGCGCGGGCGGCGCCGGCGGCAACGGCACCGGCGGCGGCATCATCCTGTCGGTCAACGACGGCACGCTGATCCTCGGCGATGGCGATTCGATCTCGTTCGCCGCGGAAGGCGGCGGCGGTGGCGGCGGTAGTGGCGGCGACGGCGACCCGAACAGCGGCGGCCTTGCCGGCGGCATCGGCGGCGCGGGCGGCAACGGCCTCGGCGGAGCAATCACCGTCAGCGTGGTCGGCGGTGCGATCCTCGGCGGCAATGGCAATCCGGCCGACCTCAACCTGCGCAGCATCGGCTTCTCGGGCTTCGGCGGCGAAGGCGGGTTCAGCAATCTCGGCATCTATGCCGGCGACGGTGCGGGCGGCAACGCGGCAGGCGGCGATATTCTGATCTCAGCCTTCAATAACGGCACCACGCGCAGCAATGTGACCTTTGGCAATGCCAGTCTTGTAAGCGGCGGGGAGTCCGGCGGCACCGAGACCACAGGAAGTATCCGCATCGACGTGATTGATTCCGACATCGCGTTCGGCGCGATCGACATCAATTTGTTCGGATCAGATACGACGACGCCGGTCGCGCCCTCAGGCTTCACCACCGACGGCGGCACGATTTCCGCCAGTGGCCCGGTCTCCGTGCAGACACCGCGCGATTTCTACGTCGATGCGGCCAATGGCGGCACGACGAGCATGTTGAGCACCTTCAGTGCCATCGTCGGGGGGCTGTTCTCGTCTAACAGCTTTGAATCGGGCGGTGTTCCGACGCTCCAAGCGGACGGGCTGTTTGTCAATGCGGGCGACATCCGGACAACCGGAGATTCGCTGCTGTCGAGCACCGAGGATCTCGAGCTGCTCACCGGCAATAGCATCGCGGTCAACGCGCTCAGCGCCGGCGGCAGCATCTTCCTGGCAGGCAACGACGGGGCGGTGCCCGGCACTGTCACAGTGGCAAGCGCCGATGCGGGCGAGGACGTCGACATCGACTCCACCGGCAACATCACCGCCGGGAGCCTGACTGCGGGCCGCGACGTGCTGCTACGATCGGGCGGCGGCATCCAGGTCACCACGGCACAAGCCGGCGACGATATCGAGGCGAACGCCACGGGAGCCATCTCCTTCGCCAGCGCGACCACCACCGGGCTCGGCGAGGATTCCAGCGAATCCGGCTATGGCGCAGGTGACGGCAGCAACATCCGCCTGACAGGCACGACGGTACGCCTCGACAATGGCGATGCGGTCGACGGCATCTTCCTCACCGCCAACAGCGGCGATGTGAACAGCGCCGGCCTGCTCCGCGCGGATACGCTGACCGTGAATGCAGTGACCAACATCGCGCTGAACGACCTCGACATCGTCAATGCGATCGATCTCACCACCACGGGCGGTTCGATCACCGGCGGCGATTTCCAGACTGGCAGCTTCATCTCGCTCAACGCGCGCGACGACGTGCGGATCGGATCGGCAAGTGCGGGCAGCTTCATCGGCCTGTTCGCTGGCGGCACCGCGTCCGCCGACTCGCTGACCGGCGGCAGCATCTTCGTCGACGCGGGCACGGTTGATATCGGCACTGCGCGTGCCGACTTCGGCCTCACCCTGCTGGCGGACGGGCTGCTGACGCTGGACGACGGCGAGGCAGAGAGCTTCTTCGGCCGCGGCGCTGACGTGAACATCGGCAGCATCACCACCTTCGGCACGTCGCTCAGCGGTGAGGGCTTCGGCGGCCTTGCGATCGAGGCGACGGGCAATACCAATGTGCAGAACGCCAGTTCGGCGACCTTCGTGTCGATCGACACGGGCACGCTTGACGCCGGCACGCTCACCGCTGCCGACGATGTCATCGTCAATGCCGCGGGCAACATCGTCATCCAGAGCGCAACCGCCGGACGCGACGTGCTGCTCGACAGCGGCGGAGCCATCAACGTCGTAGCCGCGCGCGCGGGCGATGACATCGAGGCCAATGCGGCCGGCGCGATCAGCTTCGGCACGGCGACCACGACGGGCCTTGGCGAAGATGCGAGCGAGTCCGGCTATGGCGCGGGCGACGGCAGCAACATCCGCCTCGCCGGCTCGACCGTGCGGCTCGACACCGGCACGGCGATCGACGGCATCTACCTCACCGCCGAGACCGGCGCGGTGAACAGCGCTGGCCTGTTGACGGCCGACACGCTGGATGTTTCCGCGGCGACCGACATCGCGCTCAACGACGCGGCGATCCGTCAGGCGATCAACCTGACGACGACCGGCGGCTCGATCAGCGGCCGCGATTTCTCGACGAGCGGGTCGTTGAACCTCGACAGTTCGGCAGGCATCACCCTCGCCTCCGCATCGGTCGGCGGCGACGCGTCGTTCACTGCCGCGGGCGACATCGCGCTTGGCTCCGTCAACAGTGGCGGCGGCATCACCGCGACCGGTGCCAACATCGGCCTCCAGCAGGCCGACGCTGGCAACACGATCCGGCTGAACGCGGTGCAGAATATCAACGTCGGCACGATCGTCGTGCGCGGTGATTTCCTGGCCGATGCCGGGGGCAATTTCACCGGCACGAGCGTCACGACGCTGGCCGCCGAAGGCGGCGGGCAGAACAGCGACGGCCGGCGCATCGGCACGCTCGCCATCGACCCCGACGGCAACGGTATCTCGATCGCGACGGGCGGCAACATCGTGCTGAACGAAGGCAATTCGGCGGGCGCGATCCTGCTCGACGCTGGCGGCACGGTGAGCGCGGGCACGCTCGTCTCCAACGGCAACCTCGGCGCCAGCGGCGCGACGGGCGTTACGATCGGCGTGATCGACGCGGCGGGCGATGTGGACCTCCGCGCCGAACGCGGCGCGATCATCGTCACAGACGATCTCCGCGCCACGGGTAATGTCGACGCGGCAGGACAGGCGGTCACGCTGAATGCGGTCGAGAACCTCGCCGTCCGGTCCGTCATCGCGACGGCGGGCGACATACGGCTGAACGCCGGCAACGATCTGTCGGTGGCGAGCGCGGATGCGAGCGGCACCTTCGCTGCCAATGCGGGCAACGTGCTGTCGTTCAGCGGCACCACCAATGCGGCTCGGATCACGCTGGCCTCGCGCGACATCGCGATCGGCGAGAATGGGCGGATCGGCACTTCGGGCCGCACGCAGAGCATTGCGATCACCGCCAACGGTGCGGGCACGCCCGTCGTAATCGGCGGCAGCGGCACCGGCGAAGGCTACCGGCTCGACAATGCCGAGTTCGGACGGCTGGCCGCGCGCGACATCAGCTTCACCGGCGACGGCAGCGGCCTCAGCATCGAAGCGCTCGACATCCGCGGCGCCAACGCGGACAACCCCAACGTCACCGGCCGTCTGTCGATCGCGGATGCGGGCGATGTCGAACTGGTCGGCGCCGTGCGCTTCAACAATGCCTCTGCCGACAATGTGCTTTCGATCGGCAGCGGCCAGCGCTTCTTCCTCGACGTGGGCTCGGGCAGCGTCTGGATGACCAACGGCAATGCGCTCGCCGGGACCTTCCAGGTGCAGGCGCGCTCGATCCTGATGTCGTCGCGTGCCGCCGCGGCAGACCTTGCGGGGCTCAACACGATCGCGGCGCGCAACGAGCGGCTCGGCCGCAACGACGGCCCGGTGAACCTCGACGGCTATGTCCGCGCGGGCGCGATCCGGCTCGCTGCGGTGGACGGCATCTACACCCAGAACAGCGGCGCCAATTCGGCCAACCCGGACGACCGCGCCGGCCTTACCGCCGGCGAGGGCGGGTTCACGATCATCAATCTCGGCCAGCGGCCGCTGGACCTGATCCTCAACGGGCGGCAGGTGACCTCTGGCGGCACGGTCACCGGCGCGGCACTGATCGCGCGGCTGCAGGCGCAAGGCGGATCGCCGGGCGCTCCGTTCTACGCAGCCGGCTCGACGGTGAACGGTTGCATCATCGGCGGAAGCAACTGCGGCACTGTGATCGAGCCGGAGCCGCAATTCCCGCCGATCATCATCCCGGTGCAGGACGTGATCGACCGCGTGCTCGACGACGAGGACGATTCGGACGACGCGCTGACCCGTCCACCGGCGCCGAACAACGAGCTGATCCGCATCGTCGGCTATCCGTTCGCGCCGGTGATCGACGAGCCGGTCACGGGCGCGGGCAATGACGATCTGTGGAGCATGTCGCTGCCCGGCGGGTTCGATCCCAACCTGCCGCCATCGACGATCGATACGCAGGTGACGGGCAGCGGCAACGACACGTTGATCAACGATCAGACGCGCGGATCGCAGAACCAGTCGCTGGTCGATACGCCGGTGACGGGCGCAGGCAACGAAGGACCGGTGACGCAGCCGTGA